In a single window of the Zea mays cultivar B73 chromosome 5, Zm-B73-REFERENCE-NAM-5.0, whole genome shotgun sequence genome:
- the LOC100283700 gene encoding uncharacterized protein LOC100283700, which yields MGACATKPGDLKVKGEAPLVAEDAAAPLAAADEKAKAAEVPVAAAAEVDQADVSRRRSLSDLLKRDAEGSDGEEEVDQEAEKVVAGEPASAAAAGETMGSPQATVQASVATEQDDTAEELKDGLPSGGDAHAAEEEKRMDPESIQAAVAADAPSSEESKVAAAADAPSSEESKLAAAADTSA from the exons ATGGGGGCATGCGCGACGAAGCCGGGTGACCTCAAGGTCAAGGGCGAGGCGCCTCTGGTCGCGGAGGACGCCGCGGCGCCACTGGCGGCTGCCGACGAGAAGGCGAAGGCCGCCGAGGTCCCCGTGGCCGCCGCTGCCGAGGTCGACCAGGCCGATGTCAGCCGCCGGAGGTCCCTCAGCGACCTGCTTAAACGG GACGCCGAGGGCAGTGACGGGGAGGAGGAGGTCGACCAGGAGGCGGAGAAGGTCGTGGCTGGGGAGCCAGCGAGTGCTGCCGCTGCCGGGGAAACGATGGGGTCACCGCAAGCAACAGTGCAGGCCTCGGTCGCAACCGAGCAGGACGACACGGCCGAAGAACTCAAGGATGGTCTTCCGAGTGGTGGCGACGCGCATGCGGCGGAAGAAGAGAAGCGGATGGATCCTGAATCAATCcaagctgctgttgctgctgatgcCCCAAGTTCTGAGGAAAGCaaggttgctgctgctgctgatgccCCAAGTTCTGAGGAAAGcaagcttgctgctgctgctgataccTCTGCCTGA
- the LOC103627263 gene encoding uncharacterized protein: MDGNLPPRTLMPGGGPGHFDLGQPFHFAAQPQAVRVHQGVFAVPAANQMPELGNVVKASLSDEEEEDDDGHLDHGKAAAASQWHRVKWTSGMVKLLVSAVSYIDEDVDADYGTSSGRRKHAMLKRMGKWKLVSSAMTERGLAVSPQQCEDKFNDLNKRYKRLTEILGRGRACQIVEKPELLEQVSLSAKLREEAKKHLNSKHLHYEEMCSYHNRNRYCLLDDPALQRSLRMALRAPDEQGKKCSFGYDDEDDQMLLSDDDDDDYDDDELHDDLEVSAEDHGPHSHRVHATKKLKHGHEEGHCGSHLSEVAAIDMNSMFSEGSGGPSAEKNLSYMRAQIETQRLNIKSQKLRTEQRHFKWLKFSREKDRELQKMKLENEKMELENERLELELKLKEIEMGIKPKRI, translated from the coding sequence ATGGATGGGAATTTGCCGCCGCGCACCCTGATGCCAGGCGGAGGTCCAGGCCACTTCGATCTGGGGCAGCCGTTCCACTTCGCCGCCCAGCCCCAGGCGGTCCGGGTTCACCAGGGCGTCTTCGCCGTCCCCGCCGCGAACCAGATGCCGGAGCTCGGCAATGTGGTGAAGGCATCGCTGAgcgacgaggaggaggaggacgacgacggcCACCTCGACCACGGCAAGGCGGCGGCCGCCTCCCAGTGGCACCGGGTCAAGTGGACCAGCGGCATGGTCAAGCTGCTCGTGTCGGCCGTGTCCTACATCGACGAGGACGTCGACGCGGACTACGGGACCAGCAGCGGGAGGAGGAAGCACGCCATGCTCAAGAGGATGGGCAAGTGGAAGCTGGTCTCCTCGGCCATGACCGAGAGGGGGCTCGCGGTGTCGCCGCAGCAGTGCGAGGACAAgttcaacgacctcaacaagaggTACAAGAGGCTGACCGAGATCCTCGGCCGCGGAAGGGCTTGCCAGATCGTCGAGAAGCCAGAGCTCCTTGAACAGGTGAGCCTATCTGCGAAGCTCAGGGAGGAGGCCAAGAAGCATCTCAACTCCAAGCATCTGCACTACGAGGAGATGTGCTCCTACCACAACAGGAACCGCTACTGCCTGCTTGATGATCCTGCCCTCCAGAGGTCCCTGCGGATGGCTCTTAGGGCTCCAGACGAACAGGGAAAGAAGTGCTCCTTTGGctatgatgatgaggatgaccaGATGTTGCTTtctgatgatgacgatgatgattatGATGACGATGAGTTGCATGATGATCTGGAGGTCAGTGCTGAGGATCATGGCCCTCACAGTCACAGAGTTCATGCCACCAAGAAACTGAAGCATGGCCATGAGGAGGGACATTGTGGGTCTCATCTTTCAGAAGTTGCAGCTATTGACATGAACAGTATGTTCTCTGAAGGATCTGGTGGTCCATCTGCTGAGAAGAATTTAAGTTATATGCGTGCTCAAATCGAGACACAACGTCTGAATATAAAATCTCAGAAGCTGAGAACTGAGCAGAGGCATTTCAAATGGCTGAAGTTCAGCAGGGAGAAGGACAGGGAGTTGCAGAAAATGAAGCTGGAGAATGAAAAGATGGAGCTGGAGAATGAGCGACTGGAGCTGGAGCTGAAGCTTAAGGAAATTGAGATGGGCATCAAACCAAAGAGGATTTAG